The Gimibacter soli genome includes a region encoding these proteins:
- a CDS encoding glutathione peroxidase yields the protein MSAYQFSLSPLTGAAPIRLSDYRGRPVLVINTASKCRFTNQYEGLQALYEKYRQAGLALIGVPSDDFAKQEFALADQIAQFCMVNYGVSFPMAAKAHVAGDAAIPLFKWLAEEGGVNAPPRWNFHKYLIGMDGKLVGFWPSIVGPDNKLITDRIEEELAKVTAPV from the coding sequence ATGAGTGCCTATCAGTTTTCCCTGTCCCCGCTTACCGGGGCTGCCCCCATCCGCCTTTCCGATTATCGCGGGCGGCCCGTGCTGGTGATCAACACCGCTTCCAAATGCCGCTTCACGAACCAGTATGAAGGCCTGCAGGCGCTGTATGAAAAATACCGCCAGGCCGGCCTCGCGCTGATCGGTGTGCCGTCCGACGATTTCGCCAAGCAGGAATTTGCGCTGGCCGACCAGATCGCCCAGTTCTGCATGGTGAATTACGGCGTGTCCTTCCCCATGGCTGCGAAGGCGCATGTGGCTGGGGATGCGGCGATCCCGCTGTTCAAATGGCTGGCGGAGGAGGGCGGCGTGAATGCTCCGCCGCGCTGGAACTTCCACAAATATCTGATCGGCATGGACGGCAAGCTTGTGGGCTTCTGGCCCTCGATCGTAGGGCCAGACAACAAGCTGATCACCGACCGGATCGAGGAAGAGCTGGCGAAAGTAACTGCGCCGGTCTGA
- a CDS encoding sigma-54-dependent transcriptional regulator, whose translation MAEKAGSILIVDDDEDILVAGRLLLKRHFNRVTTTNRPADIRELLAREKFDAILLDMNFGPGESSGEEGFAWLQVILELDPEAVVVMITAHGGVDTAVEAMKQGATDFIAKPWQNEKVVATLSAAVKLGQSRDETARLKGANKTLAAASVGSAPTIIGDAPPMQELMRLIARAAPTDANVMILGENGTGKELVARELHRQSRRSSAVFMGVDLGSIAESLFESELFGHKKGAFTDAKEDRTGRFVAASGGTLFLDEIGNLPLHLQAKLLTVLERREVTPVGATRPVPIDVRVIAATNIALDQLHDEARFRQDLLFRLNTVTLTLPPLRDRREDIPALATHYAAFYARKYGKAEKPFSPDALAALAALDWPGNVRALRHAIERATILSDTERFEARDFADGAAAAPAAPVNGDAAAPALDDLNLERLELAAISTALKKHRYNISHAAKDLGLTRAALYRRMEKHGL comes from the coding sequence ACGATGACGAGGATATCCTTGTCGCCGGACGGCTGCTGCTGAAACGCCATTTCAACCGGGTGACCACGACCAACCGCCCCGCCGACATCCGCGAGCTTCTGGCTCGCGAAAAGTTCGATGCCATCCTCCTTGATATGAATTTCGGCCCCGGCGAATCGTCAGGGGAAGAGGGATTCGCCTGGCTCCAGGTGATTCTGGAGCTGGACCCCGAAGCGGTCGTCGTGATGATCACGGCCCATGGCGGCGTGGATACCGCGGTTGAAGCCATGAAGCAGGGCGCCACCGACTTCATCGCCAAGCCGTGGCAGAACGAAAAGGTGGTCGCGACCCTTTCGGCGGCTGTGAAGCTTGGCCAGAGCCGGGACGAAACCGCCCGCCTGAAGGGCGCCAACAAAACGCTCGCCGCCGCCAGTGTGGGCAGCGCCCCGACCATCATCGGCGACGCACCGCCGATGCAGGAACTGATGCGGCTGATCGCACGCGCCGCGCCCACCGACGCCAACGTGATGATTCTCGGTGAAAACGGCACCGGCAAGGAGTTGGTGGCACGCGAACTTCATAGGCAATCGAGGCGTTCCAGTGCTGTCTTCATGGGGGTCGATCTCGGCAGCATCGCGGAGTCGCTATTCGAGTCGGAGCTGTTCGGCCACAAGAAGGGCGCCTTCACGGACGCGAAGGAAGACCGCACCGGGCGGTTCGTGGCGGCCTCGGGCGGCACCCTGTTCCTCGACGAGATCGGCAACCTGCCCCTGCATCTGCAAGCCAAGCTCCTGACCGTGCTGGAGCGCCGCGAGGTGACCCCGGTTGGCGCCACACGGCCTGTACCCATCGATGTGCGGGTGATCGCCGCCACCAATATCGCGCTCGACCAGCTGCATGATGAAGCCCGCTTCCGGCAGGATTTGCTGTTCCGCCTGAATACGGTGACACTGACCCTGCCGCCCCTGCGCGACCGGCGCGAGGATATCCCGGCCCTTGCCACCCATTACGCGGCTTTCTATGCCCGTAAATATGGCAAGGCGGAAAAGCCTTTCTCGCCCGACGCGCTGGCCGCCCTCGCCGCGCTGGACTGGCCCGGCAACGTGCGGGCACTGCGCCACGCCATCGAGCGGGCGACAATCCTTTCGGATACGGAACGGTTTGAGGCGCGCGACTTCGCGGATGGTGCCGCCGCTGCCCCCGCCGCCCCGGTGAACGGCGACGCCGCTGCCCCGGCGCTGGATGACCTGAACCTCGAGCGGCTGGAGCTTGCCGCCATCAGCACCGCGCTCAAGAAGCATCGCTACAATATCAGCCACGCGGCGAAGGACCTGGGCCTGACCCGCGCCGCGCTCTATCGCCGGATGGAAAAACATGGGCTTTAA
- a CDS encoding saccharopine dehydrogenase family protein, whose protein sequence is MKNILLMGAGKIGEMISTMLAISGDYHVTVADRDDAALARMPKHDGISTLKLDATDAGAMDAALKGKFAVLSACPYTMTKIIAPAAKKAGVHYLDLTEDVASTRLVKELAEGANSAFIPQCGLAPGFISIVAYDMAKKFDKLRNVHMRVGALPKYPSNALKYNLTWSTDGLINEYCNPCEAIVNGRLTEVPPLEEVEHFSLDGMEYEAFNTSGGLGTLCETLSGKVDNLNYRTVRYPGHRDILKLLLQDLRLSERQDLMKDIFEHALPITLQDVVLVFVTVTGMKDGRFTQETYAHKVYAKDIGGKRFSAIQITTSAGICTVLDLLANGKLPQKGFVRQEDVNFDDFIVNRFGSAYAQAVEVGA, encoded by the coding sequence ATGAAAAACATTCTTCTCATGGGCGCCGGCAAGATCGGCGAGATGATTTCCACGATGCTCGCCATTTCGGGCGACTATCATGTGACCGTGGCCGACCGCGACGACGCGGCCCTCGCCCGTATGCCGAAGCATGACGGCATCTCGACGCTGAAGCTCGATGCCACCGATGCAGGCGCCATGGACGCCGCCCTCAAGGGCAAGTTCGCCGTTCTCTCGGCCTGCCCCTACACCATGACGAAGATCATCGCACCCGCCGCCAAGAAGGCCGGCGTGCATTATCTCGACCTCACCGAAGACGTCGCCTCGACCCGCCTTGTGAAAGAGCTGGCCGAAGGTGCGAATTCGGCCTTCATCCCCCAATGTGGACTGGCGCCGGGCTTCATCTCCATCGTCGCTTACGACATGGCGAAGAAGTTCGACAAACTGCGCAACGTCCACATGCGCGTTGGCGCGCTCCCCAAGTATCCGTCCAACGCGCTCAAATATAACCTGACCTGGTCGACCGATGGCCTCATCAACGAATATTGCAATCCTTGCGAAGCCATCGTGAACGGCCGGCTCACGGAAGTACCGCCCCTCGAGGAAGTCGAGCATTTCTCGCTCGACGGTATGGAATATGAAGCCTTCAACACCTCGGGCGGCCTTGGCACCCTTTGTGAAACGCTTTCGGGCAAGGTTGATAACCTCAACTACCGCACCGTGCGTTACCCCGGCCACCGCGACATCCTGAAGCTGCTCCTTCAGGACCTGCGTCTCTCCGAGCGTCAGGACCTGATGAAGGACATCTTCGAGCATGCCCTGCCGATCACCCTGCAGGATGTGGTGCTGGTGTTCGTCACCGTGACCGGCATGAAAGACGGCCGTTTCACGCAGGAAACCTATGCCCACAAGGTTTACGCCAAGGATATCGGCGGCAAGCGATTCTCGGCGATCCAGATCACCACATCGGCCGGTATCTGCACCGTGCTTGACCTTCTGGCGAACGGCAAACTGCCGCAAAAAGGCTTCGTGCGTCAGGAAGACGTCAACTTCGACGATTTCATTGTAAACCGTTTCGGTTCGGCCTATGCACAAGCGGTCGAGGTGGGCGCCTGA
- a CDS encoding sensor histidine kinase, with the protein MGFKRFSLYLVLRLGLIALLLAAFVALLIAPGYQVATLVALASAGLATMETHRFISRTNAELNRFLDAARYGDYGQRFNLTALGAGFGELGETFTAILDRFRAERTGQEEELRHHKALIEHVPVPLISVHGDGLVTVWNNAARRLFGSHHPRRISDLAIFGDEFKRQVTVIEPGQRTLAPFNADGAEGQVAIAATQIMIGGRPERIVSLQDIGSELDQAQLEAWQSLVRVLTHEIMNSITPVASLAKTAADLVEDAAAKVTDHPEAVAELEDVLDAVNTVARRSDGLMQFVQSYRRLTRLPPPEKARLSVKMLLEEAARLATHDWEARKIGLLIDVEPTSLEVMADHDMLMQVLINLMQNAAQALAGEGGPKEGAEVTLSARLNRRGRVVVEVADNGPGIPDAIARQVFVPFYTTKRDGSGVGLALTRQVMIAHGGGVSLATREGGGALFTLTF; encoded by the coding sequence ATGGGCTTTAAACGTTTCAGCCTCTATCTCGTCCTGCGGCTTGGCCTTATCGCCCTGCTGCTTGCGGCCTTTGTCGCACTCCTCATTGCACCCGGCTATCAGGTCGCGACGCTTGTGGCGCTGGCGTCGGCCGGGCTTGCTACCATGGAAACGCACCGCTTCATCAGCCGCACGAATGCCGAGCTGAACCGCTTCCTTGATGCAGCCCGCTACGGCGATTATGGCCAGCGCTTCAACCTCACCGCGCTTGGCGCAGGCTTCGGCGAACTGGGCGAAACCTTCACTGCGATCCTTGACCGCTTCCGCGCCGAGCGCACGGGGCAGGAAGAAGAACTGCGCCATCACAAGGCACTGATCGAGCATGTGCCCGTACCGCTCATTTCGGTGCACGGCGACGGGCTCGTCACCGTCTGGAACAATGCTGCCCGCCGCCTGTTCGGCAGCCATCACCCGCGCCGCATTTCGGACCTCGCCATCTTCGGGGATGAGTTCAAGCGGCAGGTGACGGTGATCGAACCCGGCCAGCGTACGCTGGCGCCCTTCAATGCTGACGGCGCCGAGGGGCAAGTGGCGATTGCCGCCACGCAGATCATGATCGGCGGCAGGCCCGAGCGGATCGTCAGCCTGCAGGATATCGGCAGCGAACTGGATCAGGCCCAGCTTGAAGCCTGGCAATCGCTCGTCCGCGTGCTGACGCATGAAATCATGAATTCGATCACACCAGTTGCCTCCCTCGCCAAAACAGCGGCGGACTTGGTGGAGGATGCGGCGGCCAAGGTGACAGACCACCCCGAAGCCGTGGCCGAGCTTGAAGACGTGCTTGATGCCGTCAACACCGTGGCGCGCCGCTCGGACGGGCTGATGCAGTTCGTGCAAAGCTATCGGCGCCTCACCCGCCTGCCCCCGCCCGAGAAAGCCCGCCTTTCGGTCAAAATGCTTCTGGAGGAAGCCGCACGGCTGGCGACCCACGATTGGGAAGCCCGCAAGATCGGCCTGCTGATCGATGTGGAGCCCACGTCGCTTGAGGTCATGGCAGACCACGACATGCTGATGCAGGTATTGATCAACCTGATGCAGAACGCCGCACAGGCGCTGGCGGGCGAAGGTGGCCCGAAAGAGGGAGCGGAAGTCACACTATCGGCCCGGCTCAACCGGCGCGGCCGTGTGGTTGTCGAGGTGGCGGACAATGGCCCCGGCATCCCGGATGCCATTGCCCGGCAGGTTTTTGTGCCCTTCTACACCACCAAACGGGATGGGTCGGGCGTTGGCCTGGCGCTCACCCGGCAGGTGATGATCGCCCATGGCGGCGGGGTGTCGCTCGCCACCCGCGAAGGCGGCGGCGCGCTTTTCACCCTCACCTTCTAA
- a CDS encoding isocitrate lyase/PEP mutase family protein: protein MQTQQDRARLFRSLHKAGDPVVLYNIWDAGSARAIAEAGAKAVATGSWSVADAQGYKDGEDIPLDTVLAIAGRIAGTVDVPFTLDFEGGYAEDPAGVTANVRRAVQTGIVGINFEDQVVGGSGVHPVEAQAARIRAVRAAADAEGIDLFINARTDLFLQEGDRAKHQGLIAEAVIRAEAYKAAGADGFFVPALADHALIRAVCGAVALPVNVMMFGGIGTVAEMASLGVARASYGPRPYREAMAGLKERFKAELAA, encoded by the coding sequence ATGCAAACCCAACAGGACCGCGCCCGGCTATTCCGCAGCCTGCACAAGGCGGGCGATCCCGTGGTGCTTTATAATATCTGGGACGCGGGCAGTGCGCGCGCCATTGCCGAGGCTGGCGCCAAGGCGGTGGCGACCGGCAGCTGGTCGGTTGCCGATGCGCAGGGCTACAAGGACGGGGAGGATATCCCGCTGGATACGGTCCTTGCCATCGCCGGGCGGATCGCCGGTACGGTGGACGTGCCCTTCACGCTCGATTTCGAAGGTGGCTATGCTGAAGACCCGGCGGGCGTGACGGCGAACGTGCGCCGCGCGGTCCAGACTGGCATTGTCGGCATCAATTTCGAGGATCAGGTGGTGGGCGGCAGTGGTGTCCATCCGGTCGAGGCACAAGCGGCCCGCATCAGGGCGGTGCGTGCAGCGGCAGACGCCGAAGGTATCGACCTTTTCATCAATGCCCGCACTGACCTGTTCCTGCAGGAAGGCGACCGCGCCAAACATCAGGGCCTGATCGCCGAGGCCGTGATCCGCGCCGAAGCCTACAAGGCAGCGGGGGCCGATGGCTTCTTCGTGCCGGCACTTGCGGACCATGCCCTGATCCGCGCGGTGTGCGGGGCGGTTGCCCTGCCGGTGAATGTGATGATGTTCGGCGGCATTGGCACGGTTGCCGAGATGGCATCGCTCGGCGTTGCGCGGGCGAGCTATGGCCCGCGGCCCTACCGCGAGGCGATGGCCGGCCTGAAGGAACGTTTCAAGGCCGAGCTTGCTGCCTGA
- a CDS encoding Lrp/AsnC family transcriptional regulator — translation MPIHLLDDTDRALIDLLRADARLPLSELARRMGVSRSTVQDRLSRLEGRGVIAGYTVRLNEQMTERDVRAHVFLKIVPKAQDEVVAQAKKLKELLSLYTISGEFDLAAILRAETTAALDQALDALGRLKGVERTQSAVILSTKVER, via the coding sequence ATGCCTATCCATCTGCTGGATGATACCGACCGCGCCCTGATCGACCTGCTTCGGGCGGACGCCCGCCTGCCACTGTCCGAGCTGGCCCGCCGCATGGGCGTGTCGCGATCCACGGTGCAGGACAGGCTGTCGCGCCTTGAGGGGCGCGGCGTGATCGCGGGCTATACGGTGCGCCTGAATGAGCAGATGACGGAACGCGATGTGCGCGCCCATGTGTTCCTGAAGATCGTGCCGAAGGCGCAGGACGAGGTGGTGGCGCAGGCGAAGAAGCTGAAGGAGCTGCTGTCGCTTTACACGATCTCGGGCGAGTTTGACCTCGCCGCCATCCTGCGGGCGGAGACAACCGCCGCGCTCGATCAGGCGCTGGATGCGCTGGGGCGGCTCAAAGGTGTGGAGCGGACCCAGTCGGCGGTTATCCTTTCCACCAAAGTGGAACGATAA